A portion of the Sabethes cyaneus chromosome 3, idSabCyanKW18_F2, whole genome shotgun sequence genome contains these proteins:
- the LOC128742330 gene encoding serine/threonine-protein kinase TBK1-like, whose protein sequence is MSSVLKESTNYVWCTEEKGVLGKGATAAVYQGVNKHNGKPVAVKVFHRSSCTELHNVQMRELEMLRKMKHNNIVKLLDIEDDQEGRGKVIVMELCTGGSLLNILDDPENTYGLPQREFLLVLEHLSAGMKHLRDNNLVHRDLKPGNIVKNISEDGRTIYKLTDFGAARELEENQQFVSLYGTEEYLHPDMYERAVLRKSTNRSFTANVDLWSIGVTLYHVATGNLPFRPFGGRKNKKTMHHITTKKEPGIISGTQTSENSPIEWSRDLPLHCQLKAGLKYLVTPLLAGLLEVNQTRMWSFDRFFREVQHILNRKRVNIFYANRATSIEVYMDPKETCFNLKEHIFVQTAVPHSAQLLLMDTELHDLKVGADSTAHGYPESEAESPLMLFNIEDNNVSLPAELDLPKFPSFPSGIPVESDANLAKVACSVGHEYKRRIETFSSLDTLMNKAVEQFAGLLKSLLMKLQERVKHFEDMGNSIWEIADLVEIAVLNNDSYQHKATTISTELKVVKADFQRVSVPVQKLFNRFVLDESLSRDWITAYRDLRSPNKHRVNEKAKHLVDCLRESWQNLLPKCSTCSLIFDDEKLHALEKMTETGKRVKALLNDDVRPAVGLAAECFADWYKKVQTIFLQTQFLHKDVKSHEGKLHDIREQLIQIKEDLKKDIKNDGEVSKIANETSVNEQNIECMKKSKERQCYLKTLFNYQREIEKILQQNSELIETVQQLSMNR, encoded by the exons ATGAGTTCCGTTTTGAAAGAATCTACCAACTATGTTTGGTGTACGGAAGAAAAGGGAGTTCTAGGAAAGGGAGCAACGGCTGCGGTTTACCAAGGCGTTAATAAACATAATGGAAAACCAGTTGCCGTGAAAGTATTCCACCGGTCCAGCTGTACGGAACTTCACAATGTACAGATGCGGGAGCTCGAAATGCTCCGAAAGATGAAGCACAACAATATCGTAAAGTTGCTGGATATCGAAGATGATCAGGAAGGTCGAGGTAAGGTAATTGTAATGGAATTATGCACTGGTGGCAGTTTGCTCAATATATTGGATGATCCGGAGAATACCTACGGGTTACCACAACGTGAGTTCCTGCTAGTGCTGGAACATCTGTCAGCAGGAATGAAGCATTTGAGAGATAACAATCTTGTTCATCGAGATTTAAAGCCAGGTAATATTGTGAAGAACATCTCAGAAGATGGCCGCACAATATATAAACTCACCGATTTTGGAGCGGCACGAGAATTGGAAGAAAATCAGCAGTTTGTGTCGCTGTACGGTACAGAGGAGTACTTGCATCCAGATATGTACGAGAGAGCTGTGCTTCGAAAGTCCACGAATCGGAGCTTTACAGCAAACGTGGATTTGTGGTCCATAGGCGTAACACTTTATCACGTTGCAACGGGAAACCTTCCCTTTCGACCATTTGGTGgacgaaaaaataagaaaacaatgCACCATATAACCACTAAAAAAGAACCAGGTATCATTTCCGGAACACAAACCAGCGAAAATAGTCCCATCGAATGGTCTCGTGATCTGCCACTTCACTGTCAACTGAAGGCAGGGTTGAAGTATCTGGTAACACCGCTGCTCGCTGGGCTGTTGGAGGTAAATCAAACAAGAATGTGGTCCTTTGATCGCTTTTTCCGTGAAGTCCAACACATTCTGAATAGGAAACGCGTTAATATATTCTATGCAAATCGGGCAACTTCCATCGAGGTTTACATGGACCCGAAGGAAACTTGCTTCAATCTAAAGGAGCATATTTTCGTGCAGACGGCAGTTCCTCATAGTGCACAACTGCTGCTTATGGACACGGAGTTACATGACCttaaagttggtgccgatagtactg CTCATGGTTACCCGGAAAGTGAAGCAGAGAGTCCGCTTATGTTGTTCAATATTGAGGATAATAACGTTTCTCTTCCGGCCGAGCTTGATCTGCCGAAGTTTCCCTCGTTTCCCAGTGGTATACCGGTGGAGAGCGACGCGAATTTGGCGAAGGTTGCTTGTAGTGTAGGACACGAATACAAGCGTCGTATAGAGACGTTCTCCAGTTTGGACACCCTGATGAATAAGGCCGTGGAGCAATTTGCAGGATTGCTGAAGAGCTTACTGATGAAATTGCAGGA ACGGGTAAAGCATTTCGAGGATATGGGCAATTCTATTTGGGAGATAGCGGATCTAGTGGAAATAGCGGTGTTGAAT AACGACTCGTATCAGCATAAAGCAACCACCATTAGCACGGAATTGAAAGTAGTAAAGGCAGACTTTCAGCGTGTGTCGGTTCCAGTTCAGAAGCTATTCAATCGCTTCGTCTTGGATGAGTCACTGAGCCGTGATTGGATTACCGCATACCGTGATTTACGCAGTCCAAACAAGCACCGGGTGAATGAAAAAGCGAAGCATTTGGTAGACTGTCTGCGTGAGTCTTGGCAGAATCTGCTGCCAAAATGTTCCACATGCTCGCTGATCTTTGACGACGAAAAGCTTCATGCATTGGAAAAAATGACCGAAACTGGAAAGCGAGTGAAAGCACTCCTGAACGATGACGTACGTCCGGCAGTCGGGCTGGCAGCAGAATGCTTTGCAGACTGGTATAAGAAAGTGCAAACAATTTTCCTGCAGACGCAGTTTCTTCACAAGGACGTTAAATCGCATGAAGGGAAATTGCACGATATTCGTGAGCAGCTGATTCAGATCAAAGAAGATTTGAAGAAGGATATCAAGAACGACGGTGAAGTGTCGAAGATTGCCAATGAAACTTCGGTGAACGAGCAAAATATCGAGTGCATGAAAAAATCCAAAGAGAGGCAATGCTATTTGAAA aCTTTGTTTAATTATCAGCGTGAAATCGAAAAGATTTTACAGCAAAACAGTGAGCTAATCGAAACGGTTCAGCAGTTATCTATGAACAGATGA